TAAGGAAAGCCGGGTAATACCGAGATTCCCGATCCCTAGGGACCTTCAGGTCCACCTGGCCAAAGGCGGTCTCCAGCTTGCGGGGGTAGTAGCCGTTCCTGCGGCCTCCGTGCACCTGCAAGAAGGCCGTCCGGTCCAACTCCAGAACCGTCTGCAAAACCTCGGCCACCGTCTCCCGCACCGCTTCCCTCAGCAAGATTCGCAAGGTATCCTGGTCCACGGGGCACCTCCTCGTGCTAAGGTGTGCCCCCCTATTAAACACGGACCCTTACACATAAATCCTTACACGACCGTATGAGGTCAAGGGGTTTAACCCTGGTGGAAGTCCTTATTGCCCTGGCGCTGTTCGGCGCAGTGGCTGGGACTGGGGTGCTCCTCCTGAACCGCACCACCCAGACGAGCGCCCAGGAGCGCCGTTTGGCCCAGGCTCAGGAGCGGGCCTACAAGGCGGTGACAGGCCTTGATCAGGAGCTTACCGGTAAGTCGGTTTTGGCGGTTCTGCCCGGGGCCAGCGCCACACAAGCGGCCCTCGTGGCTACCGGCCACCAGGGCTACGTGGTACCGGATCGCTTCGTCAGCGACCGCTTCACCGTCCTGGCGGATGCCGCTCCTTTCTCCCCCGGTTCCCAGGTCTTCCTCCTGAACGGGGGCGGCCAGGGAATGCTCCTCACCGTGCTCTCCGTTTCCCAGGTATCCGCGGGGCGGTGGCAGGTTCAGGTGACGGGATGCCAGGGCGGGATCACCCTTCCCTGGACCCCGGGCACCCTGGCCTATCCCGCCGAGGTCTACGTGCTCCAGGTGGCTTCCGGGGGTCTGGACCTCTACAGAAACGGCCAGGCCCTGGGAAGGGTTGCCACCCCACAGGGCTTCGGGGTGAGCTTCGTCTACCGCGACCGCTTCGGCAACGAACAGGTTTCGAGCCAGTACTCGGGCATGGGGACACCGGACGGGTTCACCCTGGCCGCCCTCGGCCTCACCGCCACGGGCGGGGTGCAGGAGAACCGCACCCTTACGGGCCGCATACCCGTGGGTAGCGGCTGGGTGCGGGTCAGGGAGATCCGGGCCTGCGGGCAGGCTTCCCAGAACTCCGGCCTCGCCACCGTCACCGTGGTGGTGGACCCCAACGCCCCGGGGGGCGGGGACCTCACCCTCTCCGGCAACAACTACACGGTGAACTTCACCGCCACCCGCACTTTCCAGGACGTGCCCGCTGGGAACATCCGCCTCGAGGCCAGGGAGGTGGTCAGGAACCCCGAGCAAGGGGTCACGGCCATCTGGGCTCCGAGCCCCGCTCTGTGGACGGGCAGGGCCATCACCTTCGCCCCGATTTCCATCCAGGTTGGGTACAGCCTGGTACCCGGGGAGCTGGTCTTCTCCGTCTCCGGCTCCCCGCAGGACGGTCGGGCCACGGTTTCCGCCGGGCCCTACAGCGCCACCCTTGGAGGTGGGAGCAGCCAGAATGTCTCCGCCCTTCCCGGGCGCTACACCACCTCCGCCTCCCCGGAGGTTTCCGTTTCCCGTTCGGGGAACGGGGTCTCCTGGACGGAGATCTACACCCTGCGAAGCCTATCCCCTTCCCCTACCGTGGCGGTAAGCTCCCGCCAGACCTCCGGGGTGTCCGCGGCCTACAGCGGTCCCTTACCCGGGACCCTTTGCTACGACGCCGACTGCAGGCAGGTGGCCCCGGGGGCCTACACCGCTCCAGCAGATCAGCTACTGAACCAGTACACCACCACCCGCACGGAGTCCTGCCCCGCGGGGTACACCGGGACCGTCACCGTCACCGAGTACTGGCGCAGGGTGAAGACCTGGAGCCCGAGCGCGGGGGGGTTGTCCTCGAGGGGGACCCTGACCTTTGTGAGCGCTGTGCGGGACGAGCTGTACGACGTGCAGAGGAGCGATAACTGCACGTCCTCGGGTCAACCTTCATCCTCTCCTAGCCCTTCACCTACAAGCCAGGAACCTTCATCTCCTAGCTCTTCACCTACAAGCCAGGAACCTTCATCTTCTAGCTCTTCACCTACAAACCAGGAACCTTCATCCTCTCCTAGCCAAGCCCAGTGTTCACCACCCAATTGCAGTTGCTACCCCTGTTGGTGTGTGTGCAAACCCCCTGTGTGTTGCGAATAGACTGACTGTGGAGGTGAGCGGATGATCAAGCAGGCTTCCTTCCTCTTTTCCGTGCTCCTTTCTACCCTGGCCCTGGCCCAGCTTCCTGTGGACCCTCTGGACGATCAGCGTTTTGTGGAGCTGGTAAGGGTAGCCCGCTACCCGGAAGCTTATGCGCTGACGGAAAAAGAGCCGGCTCGGTTCGCCCACTGGTGGGCCTACATGACTGCGCGCACCGTTCCACCTTGGGGTAGCAATCTGACCCCCATCGAAGCCCACGTGCGGGCTACGGAATGGGCCTGTCGGTACCGCGAGTTCAACGCTGAGGCCGCCGCCTTTTGCTACTACGAGATCCAGCTGGTCCTCCGGTGGAAAGACCAAGACCCCCGTTATCCTGAGGCGCTGAAGGGGGTCAGCCTTCCCAACCTCACGGCTGCGGAGGCCCAGCAAGCCCTAGAGTCCTTGGCGGCAAAAGGGGTGTCCCTGGCGGTCTTTAGGGTGAAGCGGGGGGAGGAGAGCGCGCTCAAGGACCTCGCCCAAAACCGTCCATACTCCTTGGGCGGACAGCTGGCGGCTGGGGCCCTGGCCGATATCCTCTGGCGTAGATACGAGGGGGAGAAGGCTGTGCAGTACGCCCTCAAAGCGGCGGGCACCAGCGCGAGCGCTGCGGGCGTCTTGGCCTGGGGGGAGTACACGGGCACGGGGGTGAAGAAGAACCAGGACACGGCCTGCCGGCGGGCCAACTTCTGGGCGGTGCGCTCTTTGGCGCATTCTGCCCTTTTCACGTTGGGGCTCTGCTACCTGGAGGGGGCTGGGGGATTCCCCAAAGACCCCATCGAGGCTTACGCCATGTTCTGGCTTGCAAAGGACGCCATCGGAGGGTACGTGGGGAAATACCTCTCCGAGCTAGAGCAAACCCTGACCCCAGAGCAGCGGTTGGAGGGCCGCCGTCGTGCCGCCAAGTACTTCCAGTGAGCGCCGCTGGATCTTACGGGCTACCCTCGTGACCGCCCTCCTCCTTCTCGCCTTCGCGCCCCTCTGGGTACCCCGGTTCCGCGCTTTCCTGGAGGGTCAGGCGAGCCTGGAAGCTACAGTCCAGGCTTGCGCCATCAAGAGCGAAGCGGAGTCCTTTTTCTGCTACCGCGAGGTGTTGCAGCGCGCCGTGAAGCGCTCCGGTCCGCAGCGGGCAGCGGAGCTTTGTGGGTCGGTGGAGGACCCCACCTGCGCCCGAGCCTTCGGGGCCTTGGCTCCCAACCAGTCCTGGTGCGCCTACTTGCGGGAAGCCTACTGGCCAGGTTACGCGTTCTGCCTCGTAGCCTCGTGTCGGCGCTAGCCCGCTCCTTCGCCATTTTCTTCCTTGGGGGGCTCCTGGGTTTTTTGGCCCTTGCCCCCCTCCCTTCCTTTGGTTGGGACTTCGACTACTCGTTCAGCGCGGACAAGGCCCTCAGGGGCGACTGGGTCCAGGTATGGCGGAGCATAGGTCTGGGCGATGCCCACCCTCCCCTGTACTACCTGGCCTTCCGCGCCTGGATGAGCCTGGGCGGCCACGCCCGGCTGGACTCAGGGGTTTCGGATGCCGCCATCGCCTGGAGCTACTCCCTCTCCCTTCTAGGCTTCGTGTTTCTCTCCGGAGCCCTGGCCCTAGCCTCCTGGGACCTGCTGGGCCCGTGGGGAGCGATGGGGGCGCTGGGGCTCCTTTTTCTCTTCGAGGACGCTCCCTGGGCCCCGCTGCTACGCATGTACCCTTGGGCGGCCCTGTGGGTCCTATTGGGGGCTTGGGGCTACCTCAGGGGGCAGGTTTGGGCGGGAAGCCTTGCGGGAACCCTGGGGCTCTACACCCATTACCTCACCGGCATCGCCCTCCTGCCCTTCGCCCTTTACGCCTTGGCCCGGTCCGGAAGAAGGGCGCTCTTGGGGTTTACCCCGTACCTCCTCTTCTCCTTCTGGGCCCCCTACCTTTTGTGGCAGGTTCAGCACGGGAGGGCTAACCCCGACATCCGCCCGGAGCCGGAGGCCCTCTTTAAATACCTCTGGTTTAAGTGGCCCCCGGACCTACTCCTCCTCCTGCTGCTCGTAGGAGGGGTGGGCCTAGCCCTCAACCGGGCCTACCGGGAGCGATTTCTCCCCGTCCTCCTCCTGCCCGTGGCCTCCCTGTACGTGTGGTACTTTTCTTCGCTTTGGCTCAACACCGTTCTAATCCGCTACCTCTTTGTCTTCGCCCCCTTAGTGAGCCTAGGGGCGGCGGCGGCTTTGGCCTGGCTACCTTCCCTAGCCCGCTGGAGCGCCGCCCTTCTCCTCCTGGGGGTAGGCCTTCCCCTTGCCAGGTACAACCACCCCTACCTTCCATGGGAGGACCTCACCGCCCACTCCCGCCTGGCGGCGCGGTACCTGGACGCGGGCATGGTCGATCGGTTTCTGATCGATCCTGGAACGCGGTTCTCGAGCTTCCTCGTGCACATGCCCGGGGAGAAACGGCTGGAGGAGATCTCGGATCCGCTCGTCCTCCTGCGCTACTGCACGCACCCTCGTCCCCTCCTCGCCTGGGAGTACCGGGACCAACGCCCCGAGGCGAGCCAGGTCCGGGCCCTCCTAGGCTGCTGGAAGGGCAGGGTCCGGCGTTTAGACCCAATGCCTCCCGGGGTGTACCACCGGGGAAGCCTCTACCTTCTCCTTCCCGAGGGGATCAGCGAAGGGCAAGCCGATAGGGAAAGAGCTGGTCTTGAGAGGCCACGGAGAAGCGCCAGGTGACGCTGACCCTTTCGCTTCCGAAGGGGGCGGTTAGGGAAGCCCCGTAGCTCGGGGGCGAGGGGGTTCGGGGGACCGCCACAACCAGACCAGCGGAAGGGCTGTAGAGGGCTGCGTTGGGTCCGGTGCCCAGTGTTGCTGGCCTCCGTAGGCGCAGACGGGCTCCTCCCGGTTCGCGGAAGGGCGCACCAAGCTGAAGGAGGAGCCTGAGGCCGAAGAGGGCGGGCCACGCCCCTAGCGGACCTCCTGGAGCTCGTAGGCGGGGGTGAGGCGGAGGGGCCTGAGCGCGTCCTCCGGGGCCACGCGGAAGCGCCAGGTGAACTCCCTCACCTCGCTCCCCAGCCTCACCTTGAGGTAGGCCTCGTAGGTCTCCCCAGGGGTGAGGGGCTCGTGGGAAGGGCAAAGACGGCACCCCAATTCCTAAGGCCATTAATACCCCGGAGCCGCCAGAAGTCCCACTCCTCCTAGTACTGCAGGCTGCCGTAGGCGCAGAGGGGGTTCACCGCCCCGTCGGAGAGGCGGGTGAGCCTGGCCTCCAGGACCTGGGTGTCCACGGGGGAGGAGGGAAAGGTCTGGAGGCTTAGAGGGAGACCGAAGAAAGCGCCGGGGGTGTCCTGCCAGCTCACCCCCATTACCTGGTAGGGGTGGCGGTGGCCCCCTTTGCTCTCCTGGCCCTGTGGGAGGGGTGGAGGGAAAGGGGTCCAAGGGTTGCTCTGGCCTTCCTCCCCTACCTCCTCTTCCTCCCCTGGGTCCCCATGCTGGCCTACCAGGTGAGCCACGGGTACAACTTCCCCCACATTCGCCCGGTTCCGGAGAGCCTTTTCCTCTACGTGCGCGACAAGTGGCCCGAAGGGGTTCTTTACCCCCTCCTCCTCCTGGGCCTGCTGGCCGCGTGGCGGATCCCCAAAACCAGGCGGATCCTCCTGCCCACCCTGGCCTCCCTGTACCTCTGGTTCTACCTGTCCCTCCTGGTAAACGTGGTCCTCAGCCGCTACGTCTTCCTCTTCGCGGGCCTCATCTCCCTGGCCCTGGCCTCTGGGGTTAGCCTTCTGCCGCCCTGGGGACGGAGGGTGGTGGCCCTGGTGGTCCTCGTCCCCGCTCTCCTCACCCTTCACTCCCAGAGAGCCCTTCTCCCCTGGGAGGACATCACCGCCCAGGCCCGCATCACCCGGAGCTTCCTGGTGGCCCTGGAAGGAGCCCGCCTCTACCTGGACGGACGGGGGCGCGCGGATCCCTTCCGCCTGCACCTGCCAGAGTTCGAGGGGCGGGTGGTGGTCCTGGACTGGCTGGGCGCGACGGGGCTTTGCGGAGCGGGGAAGCCCTTCCTCCTGTGGCGCTACCACAACTACCGACCCGAGGAAAGTCCCGTCCAGCGGGTCCTGGAATGCCTTGGGGGTAGGGTCCGTGTCCTGCACCCTACCCCCGTGGGTACCCTTTACCTCTACGTGCCCGAGGGCTACCAGAGCACTGCGGTCGCCACCCGGAACCGCCAGCGGTAGGACTTCTCCTGTCCGTTGAAGAGGCCCTTTACCTCCACCTCGTACTCCTGGCCGGGGTCGAGGGGGTCTTTGGGTACCACCACCAACATGCCGTAGTTCCTCAAGACCCAGATGCCCACGTTGGTTGCCGCTGAGTCCTGGTTCCAGAACTGCGTGCTTCCCAGAGCGCACACCGGCACTTCAGCCCCGTCCGAAGTGCGCACCAGCCGGGCGTAGGTAGCTTCCGTGTCCACTGCTTGGAAAGGGACGGAGGTCATGATTGTGATGGGGAGGCCAACTGGGCTCTGCCAGGTGGCCTGGATGCTCCGGTAGGGCGGCTTGGGAGCTTGGTTGGCGTTGCACGCCTCAATGGGGTTGGGCCATTCAGAGATTCTTCCCCGAATGGGCACTTCGGAACCAGGTGTTGGGAAGAGCACCTCCCTCGCAAGGAACTGGCTGCCATCGACGCCCATGGCCGTACCGCCATACAAACACATGCCCCCTGCCACCCCTGACCAGTCTTTCCGCTCGAAGTACTGGGCAAACCAGAAGGGTCTAGGGGACGCAAACTCAGTTATCCAGATGGGGCGGTGGAGGGGAACCGCGATGAAGCCTGCCACTCCTACCCTAACGGACTGCGGCACCAACTGCTGGGGGTTGGTTGAGCAAAACCCATAGCCCCCCAGACTGCTGGTACGGGCACACAGGTCTCCTTCTGGTGTGTAGAAGGGCTTACTGGGGTCAGCGCTATGGGGTGGGTCCGGGTTGTCCCGGTTTTTCTCGGCGTACCTCCGGTACTGCCAGCACCCAAAGCTCCGCTCCAGGTCCTCCCGGGGAAAGGGGTTGACCCCCGCCGCGCCCCTCCAGAAGTTGATGGCTTCCAATGGAGGCGTATCCCCCGGCTGAAGGATCCTCAGGTACACAGGTGTGGTCCACTCCCTCCCCTGCCCGTCCACCGCCACCACCTCCCACTTGAAGGGCCCCTGGGGCAGGGCGTCCTGGGCCACGGCAAAGCGGAAGGTGGCCTCCGGGCTGGAGGCAGTCAGGGTGAAGGTTTCCCGGGTGTGCTCGACTCCGGGGTAGCGGGTGGCGTCCCAGCCGGGGCAGTAGGCCTTGCCCTGAGCACAGGGGTCCGAAAGGCGCAGGTAGACCTGGGCCCCCTCCGCCCCGGGGGCCAGGCGCACGGTGAGGGTCTTCTCCTCCCCGGGGTGGGCCTCGTAGTACCCGTTCTGGGGGGCCAGCACCTCCACGGGAGGCTTCTGGGCCTGGAGCAGGTTTCCACAGGCGGAGAGAAGGGGGAGTAGGCCTAGGACCAAGGAACCGAGAAGGAACCGTTTCGCCTTCACGGTATTAGTTTAGCGTGCCCGGGGTGAGGGCCCGGTTTGCCTGACGGGGAGGGGGTTTGTGGTTAGACGGTTGACTCTGGCCCGGTGTCTGTGGTGGTGGAGGATCGGAAGGGCCGTCGGTTTGGCGTGGAGCCACCTGGATACATGACCTCTCCCCTATTCTTGTGTATCCAAGATGCCCGCTCCCGATATCGCAAAATCCTTCCCGACAATCCCCAGGAAACCGCAGAAACCGCCGGACAATCTGTCCGGCGAAACCGCTAAAACGGGCGGGCAATCTGTCCGCCCCACTTGCGATGGCGATGGGCCTGGATCCCACCTGAAACCGCGAAAACCCCCGGACAGTCTGTCCGGGGAAACTGAGGAAACGGGCGGACAGTCTGTCCGGGGTTGGGGGAGAGGGGGTAGGGTACCAGAACCGCCTTGCTGCGTGTTATGCTCTTCTTATATGCGCTTAACCATTCACCTTCCCGAAGACCTGGCCCGCCTCCTGAGGCAGGCGGCGGAGAACGAGGGCAAGTCCATGAGCGCCCACAAGATACGCTCTGCGTGACCACGGCGGAGGCCCTCGGTCACGGGCGAAGCCCGTATCTTGCGGCCTACCTGAAGGAGCGCCGGCGGAAGGCCTTGGGCCACAAGCTAGCTACGCTGACCGAGGTCCTCAAGAGGGCGGGGAAGGCCCGCGTGAGCCCCGAGGCCTATCAGCTCCTGGAGGAGGGCCGGCGTGACCGCCCTTGACACCGGCTTCTTCCTCTTGCTTACGCAAATCCGTTTGCCCTAGCGGGCAAAGCGACCGCCTCCTGGAGGGGCACGAGGAGGCCAAGGCCAAGTGGCAGGCCCTGGTGGGGGGGCGGTTCATTTGGGGTAGGGGCCCCAAAGAGGAGGGGCTGGTATCCGGCCTAACCCTCGTGGAGCTCCTGCGCCTGGGTCTGAAGGGTGCCCTGGCCCGGGAGGATGCGGAGCTTCTCCTGAAGGCCATTCCTGCGGTCTGCCGGGTGGTGTGGCCGGACTGGGGCATCGGGGAGAGGGCGGCCCGGCTCTCCCACGGGCTCCATCTCCCCTTGGTGGACGCCCTGATCCTGGCCACGGCGCTAGAAGCGGGGGCGGGGGAGATTTGGACCGCGGACGCCGACCTGGCCCGGTATGAGGGGAAGCTCAGGGTGGTCCTTCTCAGGCCGGAGGGGTAGGCCTTCTGGTGCCAAGGCCATCGGATGGGAGGCTTCTCCAAAAAGACTCTTCGGTCACCTGGCCGCT
This is a stretch of genomic DNA from Thermus antranikianii DSM 12462. It encodes these proteins:
- a CDS encoding transposase — translated: MFNRGAHLSTRRCPVDQDTLRILLREAVRETVAEVLQTVLELDRTAFLQVHGGRRNGYYPRKLETAFGQVDLKVPRDRESRYYPAFL
- a CDS encoding PulJ/GspJ family protein; translation: MRSRGLTLVEVLIALALFGAVAGTGVLLLNRTTQTSAQERRLAQAQERAYKAVTGLDQELTGKSVLAVLPGASATQAALVATGHQGYVVPDRFVSDRFTVLADAAPFSPGSQVFLLNGGGQGMLLTVLSVSQVSAGRWQVQVTGCQGGITLPWTPGTLAYPAEVYVLQVASGGLDLYRNGQALGRVATPQGFGVSFVYRDRFGNEQVSSQYSGMGTPDGFTLAALGLTATGGVQENRTLTGRIPVGSGWVRVREIRACGQASQNSGLATVTVVVDPNAPGGGDLTLSGNNYTVNFTATRTFQDVPAGNIRLEAREVVRNPEQGVTAIWAPSPALWTGRAITFAPISIQVGYSLVPGELVFSVSGSPQDGRATVSAGPYSATLGGGSSQNVSALPGRYTTSASPEVSVSRSGNGVSWTEIYTLRSLSPSPTVAVSSRQTSGVSAAYSGPLPGTLCYDADCRQVAPGAYTAPADQLLNQYTTTRTESCPAGYTGTVTVTEYWRRVKTWSPSAGGLSSRGTLTFVSAVRDELYDVQRSDNCTSSGQPSSSPSPSPTSQEPSSPSSSPTSQEPSSSSSSPTNQEPSSSPSQAQCSPPNCSCYPCWCVCKPPVCCE
- a CDS encoding ribbon-helix-helix protein, CopG family — its product is MRLTIHLPEDLARLLRQAAENEGKSMSAHKIRSA
- a CDS encoding type II toxin-antitoxin system VapC family toxin is translated as MGGRFIWGRGPKEEGLVSGLTLVELLRLGLKGALAREDAELLLKAIPAVCRVVWPDWGIGERAARLSHGLHLPLVDALILATALEAGAGEIWTADADLARYEGKLRVVLLRPEG